From Ursus arctos isolate Adak ecotype North America unplaced genomic scaffold, UrsArc2.0 scaffold_11, whole genome shotgun sequence, the proteins below share one genomic window:
- the LOC113270041 gene encoding dynein light chain 1, cytoplasmic-like — MCNQKAIMKNANMLEEMQQDSMECAIQALEKYNIEKDIVAHIKKGFDKEYNPTWDCITVRNFGGYVTHETKYFIYFYLGQVAILLFKSD; from the coding sequence ATGTGCAACCAAAAGGCCATAATGAAAAATGCCAACATGTTGGAGGAGATGCAACAGGACTCAATGGAATGTGCTATTCAGGCATTGGAGAAATACAACATAGAAAAAGACATTGTGGCCCATATTAAAAAGGGGTTTGACAAGGAGTACAACCCCACCTGGGACTGCATCACAGTGAGAAACTTTGGTGGTTATGTGACACATGAAACCAAATACTTCATCTACTTTTATCTGGGCCAAGTGGCCATTCTTCTGTTCAAATCTGATTAA